A window from Telopea speciosissima isolate NSW1024214 ecotype Mountain lineage chromosome 8, Tspe_v1, whole genome shotgun sequence encodes these proteins:
- the LOC122672710 gene encoding alanine--glyoxylate aminotransferase 2 homolog 3, mitochondrial-like isoform X2 — protein sequence MMRTLVARALSGRDSLRVHRSFSQLAHQRESSDVVPKMPPFDYTPPPYTGPSSAEILQKRKEYLSPSMFYLYKNPLNVVDGKMQYLFDENGRRYLDAFAGIATVCCGHCHPDVVKAIVNQANRLQHSPVLYLNHAIADFAEALASKLPGDLKVVFFTNSGTEANELAMMMARLYTGAHDIISLRNAYHGNAGGTMGTTAQSIWKFNVIQSGVHHALNPDPYRGIFGSDGEKYARDVQETIDFGTSGRVAGFISEAIQGIGGIIELAPGYLPAAYDSVRKAGGLCIADEIQAGFARTGSHFWGFESQGVVPDIVTMAKGIGNGIPIGAVVTTPEIAKVLTYRSYFNTFGGNPLCTAGGLAVLRVIERENLQQNAHVVGSYLKERLTSLMEKYELIGDVRGRGLMLGVELVTDRKLKTPAKAETLHIMDQMKEMGVLIGKGGFYGNVFRITPPLCFTKDNADFVVDVMDYTMSKM from the exons ATGATGAGAACCTTAGTAGCAAGAGCATTATCAGGAAGAGATTCTCTTCGTGTTCATCGTAGTTTCTCTCAATTGGCTCATCAGAGAGAAAGTTCTGATGTCGTTCCTAAAATGCCTCCTTTCGATTACACTCCTCCACCCTATACGGGACCATCTTCTGCTGAGATCTTGCAGAAGCGAAAAGAGTATCTCAGCCCTTCCATGTTCTATTTATACAAGAACCCT TTGAACGTGGTGGATGGGAAGATGCAATACCTCTTCGATGAGAATGGACGTCGATACCTTGATGCATTCGCAGGGATAGCAACCGTTTGCTGCGGCCACTGTCACCCAGATGTGGTGAAAGCAATCGTCAATCAGGCGAACCGCTTGCAGCACTCCCCCGTTCTTTATCTTAATCATGCCATAGCTGATTTTGCAGAGGCTCTGGCTTCCAAGTTACCCGGAGATCTCAAG GTTGTTTTCTTCACAAACTCTGGGACTGAAGCAAACGAGCTGGCGATGATGATGGCTCGATTGTATACTGGTGCTCATGATATCATCTCACTCAGGAATGCTTACCATGGCAACGCTGGTGGGACAATGGGAACCACTGCCCAATCCATCTGGAAGTTCAATGTTATTCAG AGTGGAGTTCATCATGCATTGAACCCAGACCcatacaggggtatttttggctCAGATGGGGAGAAATATGCAAGAGATGTCCAAGAGACCATTGACTTTGGAACTTCTGGTCGTGTTGCTGGCTTCATTAGTGAAGCAATACAG GGAATTGGTGGAATTATAGAGTTGGCTCCAGGTTACTTGCCTGCTGCATATGACAGTGTAAGGAAAGCAGGAGGGCTATGTATTGCTGATGAAATTCAGGCAGGTTTTGCTCGCACTGGGAGCCATTTCTGGGGATTTGAATCCCAGGGTGTTGTGCCTGACATAGTGACAATGGCAAAG GGTATTGGAAATGGAATTCCTATTGGTGCAGTGGTAACGACTCCTGAGATTGCGAAAGTCTTGACTTATCGTAGTTATTTTAATACCTTTGGTGGAAATCCATTATGTACTGCTGGAGGGCTAGCTGTTCTTAGAGTAATTGAGAGAGAAAATCTTCAGCAGAATGCACATGTGGTGGGTTCTTATCTAAAAGAGCGTCTCACTTCTCTCATGGAGAAGTATGAAC TTATCGGCGATGTAAGGGGAAGAGGTTTGATGCTTGGAGTTGAACTTGTCACTGATCGTAAATTGAAAACTCCAGCCAAGGCTGAAACTTTGCACATTATGGATCAGATGaaag AAATGGGAGTTCTGATTGGGAAAGGAGGGTTTTATGGTAACGTGTTCAGAATTACACCTCCCCTCTGTTTCACGAAGGACAACGCAG ACTTCGTTGTGGATGTGATGGACTACACAATGTCGAAGATGTGA
- the LOC122672710 gene encoding alanine--glyoxylate aminotransferase 2 homolog 3, mitochondrial-like isoform X1 — translation MMRTLVARALSGRDSLRVHRSFSQLAHQRESSDVVPKMPPFDYTPPPYTGPSSAEILQKRKEYLSPSMFYLYKNPLNVVDGKMQYLFDENGRRYLDAFAGIATVCCGHCHPDVVKAIVNQANRLQHSPVLYLNHAIADFAEALASKLPGDLKVVFFTNSGTEANELAMMMARLYTGAHDIISLRNAYHGNAGGTMGTTAQSIWKFNVIQSGVHHALNPDPYRGIFGSDGEKYARDVQETIDFGTSGRVAGFISEAIQGIGGIIELAPGYLPAAYDSVRKAGGLCIADEIQAGFARTGSHFWGFESQGVVPDIVTMAKGIGNGIPIGAVVTTPEIAKVLTYRSYFNTFGGNPLCTAGGLAVLRVIERENLQQNAHVVGSYLKERLTSLMEKYELIGDVRGRGLMLGVELVTDRKLKTPAKAETLHIMDQMKEMGVLIGKGGFYGNVFRITPPLCFTKDNAGRTLLDCKSDFLRHLYKHAHVALPFLLVKQNFQPLTLQP, via the exons ATGATGAGAACCTTAGTAGCAAGAGCATTATCAGGAAGAGATTCTCTTCGTGTTCATCGTAGTTTCTCTCAATTGGCTCATCAGAGAGAAAGTTCTGATGTCGTTCCTAAAATGCCTCCTTTCGATTACACTCCTCCACCCTATACGGGACCATCTTCTGCTGAGATCTTGCAGAAGCGAAAAGAGTATCTCAGCCCTTCCATGTTCTATTTATACAAGAACCCT TTGAACGTGGTGGATGGGAAGATGCAATACCTCTTCGATGAGAATGGACGTCGATACCTTGATGCATTCGCAGGGATAGCAACCGTTTGCTGCGGCCACTGTCACCCAGATGTGGTGAAAGCAATCGTCAATCAGGCGAACCGCTTGCAGCACTCCCCCGTTCTTTATCTTAATCATGCCATAGCTGATTTTGCAGAGGCTCTGGCTTCCAAGTTACCCGGAGATCTCAAG GTTGTTTTCTTCACAAACTCTGGGACTGAAGCAAACGAGCTGGCGATGATGATGGCTCGATTGTATACTGGTGCTCATGATATCATCTCACTCAGGAATGCTTACCATGGCAACGCTGGTGGGACAATGGGAACCACTGCCCAATCCATCTGGAAGTTCAATGTTATTCAG AGTGGAGTTCATCATGCATTGAACCCAGACCcatacaggggtatttttggctCAGATGGGGAGAAATATGCAAGAGATGTCCAAGAGACCATTGACTTTGGAACTTCTGGTCGTGTTGCTGGCTTCATTAGTGAAGCAATACAG GGAATTGGTGGAATTATAGAGTTGGCTCCAGGTTACTTGCCTGCTGCATATGACAGTGTAAGGAAAGCAGGAGGGCTATGTATTGCTGATGAAATTCAGGCAGGTTTTGCTCGCACTGGGAGCCATTTCTGGGGATTTGAATCCCAGGGTGTTGTGCCTGACATAGTGACAATGGCAAAG GGTATTGGAAATGGAATTCCTATTGGTGCAGTGGTAACGACTCCTGAGATTGCGAAAGTCTTGACTTATCGTAGTTATTTTAATACCTTTGGTGGAAATCCATTATGTACTGCTGGAGGGCTAGCTGTTCTTAGAGTAATTGAGAGAGAAAATCTTCAGCAGAATGCACATGTGGTGGGTTCTTATCTAAAAGAGCGTCTCACTTCTCTCATGGAGAAGTATGAAC TTATCGGCGATGTAAGGGGAAGAGGTTTGATGCTTGGAGTTGAACTTGTCACTGATCGTAAATTGAAAACTCCAGCCAAGGCTGAAACTTTGCACATTATGGATCAGATGaaag AAATGGGAGTTCTGATTGGGAAAGGAGGGTTTTATGGTAACGTGTTCAGAATTACACCTCCCCTCTGTTTCACGAAGGACAACGCAGGTAGGACCTTATTAGACTGTAAGAGTGATTTCTTAAGGCATTTATACAAACATGCTCATGTA GCTCTCCCGTTCCTTCTCGTCAAACAAAATTTTCAGCCTTTAACCTTACAGCCATAG